In Halarcobacter bivalviorum, a genomic segment contains:
- a CDS encoding murein transglycosylase domain-containing protein has product MKKLLLIPLAFLFTGCSVHDAYRITNAALSKDPSVALKSLAKSQAISYSTNPKKLISDLKFLSSLIENIDKEWGEGNRKIPQPKEYVKYMQNYKSRAFIDFDKGLVTVETIDEKNINESLKNAIVTTLLLPEDPRAFDLFGTAEVKLGKTPYLYKEIRDDQNKDIRYQWRATRYANILIDSKLKTKTIKNENKSLKVSYVEIPMVKDHANIRVAKVKPYVKKFAKKYNISENLVYAIIKTESNFNQFAVSHAGAIGLMQIVPSTAGIDAYKHTKGKNWKPSNSYLFDAKNNIELGAAYIDILNSKYLNGISNSVSKEYCVISAYNTGSGNVLKTFSSNRTQAINKINSKQPIEVFRELRENLPYEETRNYLKKVVSNKKEFINI; this is encoded by the coding sequence ATGAAAAAATTATTATTGATACCTTTAGCTTTTTTATTTACGGGATGTAGTGTGCATGATGCCTATAGAATTACAAATGCTGCACTAAGCAAAGATCCTTCTGTTGCTTTAAAATCTTTAGCAAAATCACAAGCCATTTCTTACTCAACAAATCCAAAAAAATTAATTAGTGATTTAAAGTTTTTATCCTCTTTAATAGAAAATATTGATAAAGAATGGGGAGAAGGAAATAGAAAAATCCCTCAACCCAAAGAGTATGTAAAATATATGCAAAACTATAAAAGTAGAGCTTTTATTGATTTTGATAAAGGACTTGTAACAGTTGAAACAATTGATGAAAAAAATATAAATGAGAGTCTTAAAAATGCAATTGTAACTACTCTACTTTTACCTGAAGACCCTAGAGCTTTTGACCTGTTTGGAACAGCAGAAGTAAAATTAGGAAAAACCCCTTATTTATACAAAGAAATAAGAGATGACCAAAATAAAGATATTAGATATCAATGGAGAGCTACAAGATATGCAAATATTTTAATAGACTCAAAATTAAAAACAAAAACTATTAAAAATGAAAATAAGAGTTTAAAAGTTAGTTATGTAGAGATTCCAATGGTAAAAGACCACGCAAATATTAGAGTTGCAAAGGTTAAACCCTATGTAAAAAAATTTGCAAAAAAATATAATATAAGTGAAAATCTTGTTTATGCAATAATTAAAACAGAGAGTAATTTTAACCAATTTGCAGTAAGTCATGCAGGAGCAATAGGTTTAATGCAAATTGTTCCAAGTACAGCAGGAATTGATGCTTATAAACATACAAAAGGTAAAAACTGGAAACCTTCAAACTCTTATTTATTTGATGCTAAAAATAATATTGAACTAGGTGCTGCTTATATTGATATTTTAAACTCTAAATATTTAAATGGTATTTCAAATAGTGTTTCAAAAGAGTATTGTGTAATTAGTGCTTATAATACAGGTTCTGGAAATGTTTTAAAAACTTTCTCTTCTAATAGAACTCAAGCTATAAATAAAATCAATAGTAAACAACCTATTGAAGTTTTTAGAGAATTAAGGGAAAACCTTCCCTATGAAGAGACAAGAAACTACTTAAAAAAAGTAGTTTCAAATAAAAAGGAATTTATTAATATCTAA
- a CDS encoding response regulator, with product MSHANTCSFDKNYLSNATILFIENNDKIRFETSEIFSALFKNVLVAKEVDEAIRVYLENRTNIDIILTDVDFANYKAIEILTQIRSLDWDVPILITTSFSDMNILVRAIKFNLTNYIVKPIQLNTTLKIMSEVMKRKQQKKELAAKNNELRQFMAILDSCNIICEMDLDFKITSANDAFLINSEFGLDELIGMKFNDNQIFKSSEMADTKIMEMLKKGKTWVGLSKKLTKQGTNYYTHSTILPIFFNDGRIKKYIEFSTLISKYENEVLSLRKHIYLLKSENLKTNTKLKNEKEYYSELAVKLQEQVDENVNNAQKILFELYELKKQNKELKEKLKIQESRFEEFQATMLSGA from the coding sequence ATGTCACACGCGAACACTTGCTCATTTGATAAAAATTATCTTTCTAATGCAACAATTTTATTTATTGAAAATAATGACAAAATAAGATTTGAAACTTCAGAAATATTTTCTGCTCTTTTTAAAAATGTATTAGTTGCAAAAGAAGTAGATGAAGCTATTAGAGTCTATTTAGAAAATAGAACAAATATAGATATTATCTTAACTGATGTTGATTTTGCTAATTATAAAGCAATAGAGATTTTAACTCAAATTAGAAGTTTAGATTGGGATGTTCCGATTTTAATTACAACTTCTTTTTCTGATATGAATATTTTAGTAAGAGCCATAAAATTTAATCTTACAAACTATATTGTAAAACCTATTCAGTTAAATACTACACTTAAAATTATGTCAGAAGTAATGAAAAGAAAACAACAGAAAAAAGAGTTAGCAGCCAAAAACAATGAGTTAAGACAATTTATGGCTATTTTAGACTCTTGTAATATTATTTGTGAAATGGATTTAGACTTTAAAATTACATCAGCAAATGATGCTTTTTTAATTAACTCTGAATTTGGACTTGATGAATTAATAGGAATGAAATTTAATGATAATCAAATTTTTAAAAGTTCAGAAATGGCAGATACAAAGATTATGGAAATGCTCAAAAAAGGTAAAACTTGGGTAGGTTTGAGCAAAAAACTTACAAAACAAGGTACAAACTATTATACTCATTCAACAATACTTCCTATATTTTTTAATGATGGAAGAATTAAAAAATACATTGAGTTTTCAACTTTAATCTCTAAATATGAAAATGAAGTTTTATCTTTACGAAAACACATATATTTATTAAAAAGTGAAAACCTAAAAACAAATACTAAATTAAAAAATGAAAAAGAGTATTACTCTGAATTAGCAGTAAAACTTCAAGAACAAGTTGATGAAAATGTAAATAATGCACAAAAGATTTTATTTGAACTTTATGAACTTAAAAAACAGAATAAAGAGTTAAAAGAGAAATTAAAAATACAAGAGAGTAGGTTTGAGGAGTTCCAAGCCACTATGTTAAGTGGAGCTTAG